From a region of the Triticum aestivum cultivar Chinese Spring chromosome 7D, IWGSC CS RefSeq v2.1, whole genome shotgun sequence genome:
- the LOC123170520 gene encoding uncharacterized protein yields MFNPANPSYRWEKGCAPTSARSSSPPRGETAPSGSSMTSSSTSSPASPPSRSAASCASPTMSGFFYGRTITEDHEWLPGPPVHFTSAPGRCGLPIDTSCAFLPNHRRVDLLDCCNILLLCRWYGLSAEASELSRVQSGHEEVGPAAGLLLGHHTFGLESGCVVAFVCV; encoded by the exons ATGTTCAATCCGGCGAACCCCTCATACCGGTGGGAGAAAGGCTGCGCGCCAACCAGTGCCAG GTCCTCCTCTCCTCCCCGCGGCGAGACGGCGCCGAGCGGCTCATCGATGACCTCCTCGTCGACATCCTCTCCCGCGTCCCCACCAAGTCGCTCTGCCGCTTCATGTGCGTCTCCAACCATGTCCGGCTTCTTCTATGGCCGCACCATCACCGAGGACCACGAGTGGCTCCCGGGACCACCCGTCCACTTCACCAGTGCCCCAGGGAGATGCGGCCTGCCGATCGACACCTCCTGCGCCTTCCTGCCCAACCACCGCCGCGTCGATCTGCTGGACTGCTGCAACATCCTCCTCCTCTGCCGCTGGTATGGCCTCTCCGCCGAGGCTAGCGAGTTATCTCGTGTGCAATCCGGCCACGAAGAAGTGGGTCCTGCTGCCGGACTCCTGCTAGGCCACCATACATTTGGGCTTGAATCCGGCTGTGTCGTCGCATTTGTATGTGTTTGA